From a region of the Hippopotamus amphibius kiboko isolate mHipAmp2 chromosome 3, mHipAmp2.hap2, whole genome shotgun sequence genome:
- the NENF gene encoding neudesin, whose amino-acid sequence MAGPAPGRRLPWLAALALGLALAAGLPAAGAGQAPRPAEHGPPVRLFTEEELARYGGEEEDQPIYMAVKGVVFDVTSGKEFYGRGAPYNALTGKDSTRGVARMSLDPADLTHDTTGLTAEELESLDDVFTKVYKAKYPIVGYTARRILNEDGSPNLNFKPEDQPHFDIKDEF is encoded by the exons ATGGCGGGCCCCGCGCCCGGGCGGCGGCTGCCTTGGCTGGCCGCGCTGGCCCTGGGCCTGGCGCTGGCCGCGGGGCTCCCCGCAGCCGGGGCCGGGCAGGCGCCGCGCCCCGCCGAGCACGGCCCCCCGGTGCGGCTCTTCACGGAGGAGGAGCTGGCCCGCTACGGCGGGGAGGAG GAAGATCAGCCCATCTACATGGCAGTCAAGGGGGTGGTGTTTGATGTCACTTCTGGAAAGG AGTTTTATGGTCGAGGAGCCCCCTATAACGCCTTGACCGGGAAGGACTCCACCAGAGGGGTGGCCAGGATGTCCCTGGATCCTGCAGACCTCACCCACGACACT ACGGGCCTCACGGCCGAGGAGCTGGAATCCCTGGATGACGTCTTCACCAAAGTGTACAAAGCCAAGTATCCCATCGTCGGCTACACGGCCCGAAGAATCCTCAATGAGGACGGCAGCCCCAACCTGAACTTCAAGCCTGAAGACCAGCCCCATTTTGACATAAAGGACGAGTTCTGA